One genomic region from Augochlora pura isolate Apur16 chromosome 7, APUR_v2.2.1, whole genome shotgun sequence encodes:
- the Klc gene encoding kinesin light chain isoform X4 — MDRTEDKKIEIIGRMTAMSQDEIVAGARTVAQGLEALRVEHEGLLQGLQSQDAPAARDKSSLLSKNIEMIELGLGEAEVMTALANHLQKVEAEKQKLRTQVKRLCQENAWLRDELAGTQQKLQASQQALVALEEANKHLEFMHSMRQYDPDPPADDETSKDRLKLGKDPVVDLFPDDDVDDRNSKLISPTPPSQFAQQVNAGYEIPARLRTLHNLVIQYAAQGRYEVAVPLCKQALEDLEKTSGHDHPDVATMLNILALVYRDQNKFKEAANLLNDALSIREKTLGDNHPAVAATLNNLAVLYGKRGKYKEAEPLCKRALAIREVVLGRDHPDVAKQLNNLALLCQNQAKYEEVQRYYQRALEIYEMKLGPDDPNVAKTKNNLASCFLKQGRYKEAEVLYKQVLTRAHEKEFGAIANDNKPIWQVAEEREENKQKNKENTPYGEYGGWHKQAKVDSPTVTTTLKNLSALYRRQGKYEAADTLDDCALRSGKEQTMEFVKQGKVAQILGEGKGSTRRGSRSSLANSEYEQHDESSLAQRALHEGQSGHNDANSNKPGFKSKIFQAFGIHSST, encoded by the exons ATGGACCGTACTGAAGA caaaaaaatagaaatcattGGAAGGATGACGGCCATGAGTCAGGATGAAATTGTGGCTGGTGCCAGAACAGTGGCCCAGGGGTTGGAAGCCCTCCGTGTGGAGCACGAGGGACTTCTACAGGGTCTGCAATCGCAAGATGCACCAGCCGCAAGGGACAAATCCAGCTTGTTATCGAAAAACATTGAGATGATAGAATTGGGCCTTGGCGAGGCTGAGGTCATGACAGCTCTTGCCAACCATTTGCAAAAGGTTGAAGCTGAAAAGCAAAAGCTTAGAACACAAGTGAAGAGGCTGTGTCAAGAAAATGCATGGTTGAGGGATGAATTGGCTGGAACACAGCAGAAATTGCAAGCTAGTCAACAAGCA TTAGTCGCATTGGAGGAAGCTAATAAACATTTAGAGTTCATGCACAGTATGAGACAATATGATCCTGATCCTCCTGCTGATGATGAGACTTCTAAAGATAGACTAAAGTTAGGTAAAGATCCTGTAGTTGATCTGTTTCCAGATGATGATGTGGATGACCGAAATAGTAAGT taatatcaCCAACACCACCATCGCAATTTGCACAACAAGTGAACGCTGGATATGAAATACCTGCGCGCTTACGTACATTGCACAATTTGGTAATTCAATACGCAGCCCAAGGTCGTTATGAAGTGGCAGTGCCTCTTTGCAAGCAAGCGCTGGAGGATTTGGAGAAAACTTCCGGTCACGACCATCCGGACGTCGCcacaatgttaaatattctCGCTTTAGTGTACAGAGaccaaaataaattcaaagaaGCAGCAAATCTATTGAACGATGCATTGTCTATTCGAGAGAAGACATTAGGTGATAACCATCCTGCAGTGGCTGCTACTTTGAACAATCTAGCTGTTTTATATGGGAAACGTGGCAAATACAAAGAAGCAGAGCCACTGTGTAAGCGTGCTCTCGCGATCAGAGAAGTGGTTCTTGGACGTGACCATCCGGATGTTgcgaaacaattaaacaatctCGCATTACTCTGTCAGAATCAGGCTAAATACGAGGAAGTGCAACGGTATTATCAACGGGCTCTTGAGATTTACGAGATGAAACTTGGCCCAGACGATCCTAACGTTGCGAAAACGAAAAACAACTTGGCGTCATGTTTCTTGAAACAGGGGAGATACAAAGAAGCGGAAGTTCTGTACAAACAAGTGTTGACTAGAGCACACGAGAAGGAATTTGGTGCTATTGCTAATGATAATAAACCAATTTGGCAG GTTGCGgaggaaagagaagagaataagcaaaagaataaagaaaatactcCTTATGGAGAGTACGGAGGTTGGCACAAACAAGCTAAAGTGGACTCACCAACAGTTACAACAACTCTGAAAAATCTGAGTGCGCTTTATCGAAGACAAGGGAAGTACGAGGCGGCGGATACTCTGGATGATTGTGCTCTGAGGTCAGGGAAGGAG CAGACAATGGAGTTCGTGAAGCAGGGGAAGGTCGCGCAAATTCTAGGGGAAGGAAAGGGATCGACAAGACGTGGTTCGCGGTCCAGTTTAGCGAATAGCGAATACGAACAACATGATGAG AGCTCGCTGGCACAAAGGGCGCTACACGAAGGACAGTCTGGCCACAACGACGCTAATTCTAACAAACCCGGTTTTAAAAGCAAGATTTTTCAGGCTTTCGGGATTCACTCTTCCACGTAG
- the Klc gene encoding kinesin light chain isoform X1, with translation MGRTDMSKTLNAYRIKKIEIIGRMTAMSQDEIVAGARTVAQGLEALRVEHEGLLQGLQSQDAPAARDKSSLLSKNIEMIELGLGEAEVMTALANHLQKVEAEKQKLRTQVKRLCQENAWLRDELAGTQQKLQASQQALVALEEANKHLEFMHSMRQYDPDPPADDETSKDRLKLGKDPVVDLFPDDDVDDRNSKLISPTPPSQFAQQVNAGYEIPARLRTLHNLVIQYAAQGRYEVAVPLCKQALEDLEKTSGHDHPDVATMLNILALVYRDQNKFKEAANLLNDALSIREKTLGDNHPAVAATLNNLAVLYGKRGKYKEAEPLCKRALAIREVVLGRDHPDVAKQLNNLALLCQNQAKYEEVQRYYQRALEIYEMKLGPDDPNVAKTKNNLASCFLKQGRYKEAEVLYKQVLTRAHEKEFGAIANDNKPIWQVAEEREENKQKNKENTPYGEYGGWHKQAKVDSPTVTTTLKNLSALYRRQGKYEAADTLDDCALRSGKEQTMEFVKQGKVAQILGEGKGSTRRGSRSSLANSEYEQHDESSLAQRALHEGQSGHNDANSNKPGFKSKIFQAFGIHSST, from the exons ATGGGTAGAACAGATATGTCAAAAACGCTGAACGCTTATAGAAT caaaaaaatagaaatcattGGAAGGATGACGGCCATGAGTCAGGATGAAATTGTGGCTGGTGCCAGAACAGTGGCCCAGGGGTTGGAAGCCCTCCGTGTGGAGCACGAGGGACTTCTACAGGGTCTGCAATCGCAAGATGCACCAGCCGCAAGGGACAAATCCAGCTTGTTATCGAAAAACATTGAGATGATAGAATTGGGCCTTGGCGAGGCTGAGGTCATGACAGCTCTTGCCAACCATTTGCAAAAGGTTGAAGCTGAAAAGCAAAAGCTTAGAACACAAGTGAAGAGGCTGTGTCAAGAAAATGCATGGTTGAGGGATGAATTGGCTGGAACACAGCAGAAATTGCAAGCTAGTCAACAAGCA TTAGTCGCATTGGAGGAAGCTAATAAACATTTAGAGTTCATGCACAGTATGAGACAATATGATCCTGATCCTCCTGCTGATGATGAGACTTCTAAAGATAGACTAAAGTTAGGTAAAGATCCTGTAGTTGATCTGTTTCCAGATGATGATGTGGATGACCGAAATAGTAAGT taatatcaCCAACACCACCATCGCAATTTGCACAACAAGTGAACGCTGGATATGAAATACCTGCGCGCTTACGTACATTGCACAATTTGGTAATTCAATACGCAGCCCAAGGTCGTTATGAAGTGGCAGTGCCTCTTTGCAAGCAAGCGCTGGAGGATTTGGAGAAAACTTCCGGTCACGACCATCCGGACGTCGCcacaatgttaaatattctCGCTTTAGTGTACAGAGaccaaaataaattcaaagaaGCAGCAAATCTATTGAACGATGCATTGTCTATTCGAGAGAAGACATTAGGTGATAACCATCCTGCAGTGGCTGCTACTTTGAACAATCTAGCTGTTTTATATGGGAAACGTGGCAAATACAAAGAAGCAGAGCCACTGTGTAAGCGTGCTCTCGCGATCAGAGAAGTGGTTCTTGGACGTGACCATCCGGATGTTgcgaaacaattaaacaatctCGCATTACTCTGTCAGAATCAGGCTAAATACGAGGAAGTGCAACGGTATTATCAACGGGCTCTTGAGATTTACGAGATGAAACTTGGCCCAGACGATCCTAACGTTGCGAAAACGAAAAACAACTTGGCGTCATGTTTCTTGAAACAGGGGAGATACAAAGAAGCGGAAGTTCTGTACAAACAAGTGTTGACTAGAGCACACGAGAAGGAATTTGGTGCTATTGCTAATGATAATAAACCAATTTGGCAG GTTGCGgaggaaagagaagagaataagcaaaagaataaagaaaatactcCTTATGGAGAGTACGGAGGTTGGCACAAACAAGCTAAAGTGGACTCACCAACAGTTACAACAACTCTGAAAAATCTGAGTGCGCTTTATCGAAGACAAGGGAAGTACGAGGCGGCGGATACTCTGGATGATTGTGCTCTGAGGTCAGGGAAGGAG CAGACAATGGAGTTCGTGAAGCAGGGGAAGGTCGCGCAAATTCTAGGGGAAGGAAAGGGATCGACAAGACGTGGTTCGCGGTCCAGTTTAGCGAATAGCGAATACGAACAACATGATGAG AGCTCGCTGGCACAAAGGGCGCTACACGAAGGACAGTCTGGCCACAACGACGCTAATTCTAACAAACCCGGTTTTAAAAGCAAGATTTTTCAGGCTTTCGGGATTCACTCTTCCACGTAG
- the Klc gene encoding kinesin light chain isoform X3 yields MGRTDMSKTLNAYRIKKIEIIGRMTAMSQDEIVAGARTVAQGLEALRVEHEGLLQGLQSQDAPAARDKSSLLSKNIEMIELGLGEAEVMTALANHLQKVEAEKQKLRTQVKRLCQENAWLRDELAGTQQKLQASQQALVALEEANKHLEFMHSMRQYDPDPPADDETSKDRLKLGKDPVVDLFPDDDVDDRNIISPTPPSQFAQQVNAGYEIPARLRTLHNLVIQYAAQGRYEVAVPLCKQALEDLEKTSGHDHPDVATMLNILALVYRDQNKFKEAANLLNDALSIREKTLGDNHPAVAATLNNLAVLYGKRGKYKEAEPLCKRALAIREVVLGRDHPDVAKQLNNLALLCQNQAKYEEVQRYYQRALEIYEMKLGPDDPNVAKTKNNLASCFLKQGRYKEAEVLYKQVLTRAHEKEFGAIANDNKPIWQVAEEREENKQKNKENTPYGEYGGWHKQAKVDSPTVTTTLKNLSALYRRQGKYEAADTLDDCALRSGKEQTMEFVKQGKVAQILGEGKGSTRRGSRSSLANSEYEQHDESSLAQRALHEGQSGHNDANSNKPGFKSKIFQAFGIHSST; encoded by the exons ATGGGTAGAACAGATATGTCAAAAACGCTGAACGCTTATAGAAT caaaaaaatagaaatcattGGAAGGATGACGGCCATGAGTCAGGATGAAATTGTGGCTGGTGCCAGAACAGTGGCCCAGGGGTTGGAAGCCCTCCGTGTGGAGCACGAGGGACTTCTACAGGGTCTGCAATCGCAAGATGCACCAGCCGCAAGGGACAAATCCAGCTTGTTATCGAAAAACATTGAGATGATAGAATTGGGCCTTGGCGAGGCTGAGGTCATGACAGCTCTTGCCAACCATTTGCAAAAGGTTGAAGCTGAAAAGCAAAAGCTTAGAACACAAGTGAAGAGGCTGTGTCAAGAAAATGCATGGTTGAGGGATGAATTGGCTGGAACACAGCAGAAATTGCAAGCTAGTCAACAAGCA TTAGTCGCATTGGAGGAAGCTAATAAACATTTAGAGTTCATGCACAGTATGAGACAATATGATCCTGATCCTCCTGCTGATGATGAGACTTCTAAAGATAGACTAAAGTTAGGTAAAGATCCTGTAGTTGATCTGTTTCCAGATGATGATGTGGATGACCGAAATA taatatcaCCAACACCACCATCGCAATTTGCACAACAAGTGAACGCTGGATATGAAATACCTGCGCGCTTACGTACATTGCACAATTTGGTAATTCAATACGCAGCCCAAGGTCGTTATGAAGTGGCAGTGCCTCTTTGCAAGCAAGCGCTGGAGGATTTGGAGAAAACTTCCGGTCACGACCATCCGGACGTCGCcacaatgttaaatattctCGCTTTAGTGTACAGAGaccaaaataaattcaaagaaGCAGCAAATCTATTGAACGATGCATTGTCTATTCGAGAGAAGACATTAGGTGATAACCATCCTGCAGTGGCTGCTACTTTGAACAATCTAGCTGTTTTATATGGGAAACGTGGCAAATACAAAGAAGCAGAGCCACTGTGTAAGCGTGCTCTCGCGATCAGAGAAGTGGTTCTTGGACGTGACCATCCGGATGTTgcgaaacaattaaacaatctCGCATTACTCTGTCAGAATCAGGCTAAATACGAGGAAGTGCAACGGTATTATCAACGGGCTCTTGAGATTTACGAGATGAAACTTGGCCCAGACGATCCTAACGTTGCGAAAACGAAAAACAACTTGGCGTCATGTTTCTTGAAACAGGGGAGATACAAAGAAGCGGAAGTTCTGTACAAACAAGTGTTGACTAGAGCACACGAGAAGGAATTTGGTGCTATTGCTAATGATAATAAACCAATTTGGCAG GTTGCGgaggaaagagaagagaataagcaaaagaataaagaaaatactcCTTATGGAGAGTACGGAGGTTGGCACAAACAAGCTAAAGTGGACTCACCAACAGTTACAACAACTCTGAAAAATCTGAGTGCGCTTTATCGAAGACAAGGGAAGTACGAGGCGGCGGATACTCTGGATGATTGTGCTCTGAGGTCAGGGAAGGAG CAGACAATGGAGTTCGTGAAGCAGGGGAAGGTCGCGCAAATTCTAGGGGAAGGAAAGGGATCGACAAGACGTGGTTCGCGGTCCAGTTTAGCGAATAGCGAATACGAACAACATGATGAG AGCTCGCTGGCACAAAGGGCGCTACACGAAGGACAGTCTGGCCACAACGACGCTAATTCTAACAAACCCGGTTTTAAAAGCAAGATTTTTCAGGCTTTCGGGATTCACTCTTCCACGTAG
- the Klc gene encoding kinesin light chain isoform X2, translating to MGRTDMSKTLNAYRIKKIEIIGRMTAMSQDEIVAGARTVAQGLEALRVEHEGLLQGLQSQDAPAARDKSSLLSKNIEMIELGLGEAEVMTALANHLQKVEAEKQKLRTQVKRLCQENAWLRDELAGTQQKLQASQQALVALEEANKHLEFMHSMRQYDPDPPADDETSKDRLKLGKDPVVDLFPDDDVDDRNSKLISPTPPSQFAQQVNAGYEIPARLRTLHNLVIQYAAQGRYEVAVPLCKQALEDLEKTSGHDHPDVATMLNILALVYRDQNKFKEAANLLNDALSIREKTLGDNHPAVAATLNNLAVLYGKRGKYKEAEPLCKRALAIREVVLGRDHPDVAKQLNNLALLCQNQAKYEEVQRYYQRALEIYEMKLGPDDPNVAKTKNNLASCFLKQGRYKEAEVLYKQVLTRAHEKEFGAIANDNKPIWQVAEEREENKQKNKENTPYGEYGGWHKQAKVDSPTVTTTLKNLSALYRRQGKYEAADTLDDCALRSGKETMEFVKQGKVAQILGEGKGSTRRGSRSSLANSEYEQHDESSLAQRALHEGQSGHNDANSNKPGFKSKIFQAFGIHSST from the exons ATGGGTAGAACAGATATGTCAAAAACGCTGAACGCTTATAGAAT caaaaaaatagaaatcattGGAAGGATGACGGCCATGAGTCAGGATGAAATTGTGGCTGGTGCCAGAACAGTGGCCCAGGGGTTGGAAGCCCTCCGTGTGGAGCACGAGGGACTTCTACAGGGTCTGCAATCGCAAGATGCACCAGCCGCAAGGGACAAATCCAGCTTGTTATCGAAAAACATTGAGATGATAGAATTGGGCCTTGGCGAGGCTGAGGTCATGACAGCTCTTGCCAACCATTTGCAAAAGGTTGAAGCTGAAAAGCAAAAGCTTAGAACACAAGTGAAGAGGCTGTGTCAAGAAAATGCATGGTTGAGGGATGAATTGGCTGGAACACAGCAGAAATTGCAAGCTAGTCAACAAGCA TTAGTCGCATTGGAGGAAGCTAATAAACATTTAGAGTTCATGCACAGTATGAGACAATATGATCCTGATCCTCCTGCTGATGATGAGACTTCTAAAGATAGACTAAAGTTAGGTAAAGATCCTGTAGTTGATCTGTTTCCAGATGATGATGTGGATGACCGAAATAGTAAGT taatatcaCCAACACCACCATCGCAATTTGCACAACAAGTGAACGCTGGATATGAAATACCTGCGCGCTTACGTACATTGCACAATTTGGTAATTCAATACGCAGCCCAAGGTCGTTATGAAGTGGCAGTGCCTCTTTGCAAGCAAGCGCTGGAGGATTTGGAGAAAACTTCCGGTCACGACCATCCGGACGTCGCcacaatgttaaatattctCGCTTTAGTGTACAGAGaccaaaataaattcaaagaaGCAGCAAATCTATTGAACGATGCATTGTCTATTCGAGAGAAGACATTAGGTGATAACCATCCTGCAGTGGCTGCTACTTTGAACAATCTAGCTGTTTTATATGGGAAACGTGGCAAATACAAAGAAGCAGAGCCACTGTGTAAGCGTGCTCTCGCGATCAGAGAAGTGGTTCTTGGACGTGACCATCCGGATGTTgcgaaacaattaaacaatctCGCATTACTCTGTCAGAATCAGGCTAAATACGAGGAAGTGCAACGGTATTATCAACGGGCTCTTGAGATTTACGAGATGAAACTTGGCCCAGACGATCCTAACGTTGCGAAAACGAAAAACAACTTGGCGTCATGTTTCTTGAAACAGGGGAGATACAAAGAAGCGGAAGTTCTGTACAAACAAGTGTTGACTAGAGCACACGAGAAGGAATTTGGTGCTATTGCTAATGATAATAAACCAATTTGGCAG GTTGCGgaggaaagagaagagaataagcaaaagaataaagaaaatactcCTTATGGAGAGTACGGAGGTTGGCACAAACAAGCTAAAGTGGACTCACCAACAGTTACAACAACTCTGAAAAATCTGAGTGCGCTTTATCGAAGACAAGGGAAGTACGAGGCGGCGGATACTCTGGATGATTGTGCTCTGAGGTCAGGGAAGGAG ACAATGGAGTTCGTGAAGCAGGGGAAGGTCGCGCAAATTCTAGGGGAAGGAAAGGGATCGACAAGACGTGGTTCGCGGTCCAGTTTAGCGAATAGCGAATACGAACAACATGATGAG AGCTCGCTGGCACAAAGGGCGCTACACGAAGGACAGTCTGGCCACAACGACGCTAATTCTAACAAACCCGGTTTTAAAAGCAAGATTTTTCAGGCTTTCGGGATTCACTCTTCCACGTAG
- the Klc gene encoding kinesin light chain isoform X7: MGRTDMSKTLNAYRIKKIEIIGRMTAMSQDEIVAGARTVAQGLEALRVEHEGLLQGLQSQDAPAARDKSSLLSKNIEMIELGLGEAEVMTALANHLQKVEAEKQKLRTQVKRLCQENAWLRDELAGTQQKLQASQQALVALEEANKHLEFMHSMRQYDPDPPADDETSKDRLKLGKDPVVDLFPDDDVDDRNSKLISPTPPSQFAQQVNAGYEIPARLRTLHNLVIQYAAQGRYEVAVPLCKQALEDLEKTSGHDHPDVATMLNILALVYRDQNKFKEAANLLNDALSIREKTLGDNHPAVAATLNNLAVLYGKRGKYKEAEPLCKRALAIREVVLGRDHPDVAKQLNNLALLCQNQAKYEEVQRYYQRALEIYEMKLGPDDPNVAKTKNNLASCFLKQGRYKEAEVLYKQVLTRAHEKEFGAIANDNKPIWQVAEEREENKQKNKENTPYGEYGGWHKQAKVDSPTVTTTLKNLSALYRRQGKYEAADTLDDCALRSGKETMEFVKQGKVAQILGEGKGSTRRGSRSSLANSEYEQHDEDRKYFVRAQ; this comes from the exons ATGGGTAGAACAGATATGTCAAAAACGCTGAACGCTTATAGAAT caaaaaaatagaaatcattGGAAGGATGACGGCCATGAGTCAGGATGAAATTGTGGCTGGTGCCAGAACAGTGGCCCAGGGGTTGGAAGCCCTCCGTGTGGAGCACGAGGGACTTCTACAGGGTCTGCAATCGCAAGATGCACCAGCCGCAAGGGACAAATCCAGCTTGTTATCGAAAAACATTGAGATGATAGAATTGGGCCTTGGCGAGGCTGAGGTCATGACAGCTCTTGCCAACCATTTGCAAAAGGTTGAAGCTGAAAAGCAAAAGCTTAGAACACAAGTGAAGAGGCTGTGTCAAGAAAATGCATGGTTGAGGGATGAATTGGCTGGAACACAGCAGAAATTGCAAGCTAGTCAACAAGCA TTAGTCGCATTGGAGGAAGCTAATAAACATTTAGAGTTCATGCACAGTATGAGACAATATGATCCTGATCCTCCTGCTGATGATGAGACTTCTAAAGATAGACTAAAGTTAGGTAAAGATCCTGTAGTTGATCTGTTTCCAGATGATGATGTGGATGACCGAAATAGTAAGT taatatcaCCAACACCACCATCGCAATTTGCACAACAAGTGAACGCTGGATATGAAATACCTGCGCGCTTACGTACATTGCACAATTTGGTAATTCAATACGCAGCCCAAGGTCGTTATGAAGTGGCAGTGCCTCTTTGCAAGCAAGCGCTGGAGGATTTGGAGAAAACTTCCGGTCACGACCATCCGGACGTCGCcacaatgttaaatattctCGCTTTAGTGTACAGAGaccaaaataaattcaaagaaGCAGCAAATCTATTGAACGATGCATTGTCTATTCGAGAGAAGACATTAGGTGATAACCATCCTGCAGTGGCTGCTACTTTGAACAATCTAGCTGTTTTATATGGGAAACGTGGCAAATACAAAGAAGCAGAGCCACTGTGTAAGCGTGCTCTCGCGATCAGAGAAGTGGTTCTTGGACGTGACCATCCGGATGTTgcgaaacaattaaacaatctCGCATTACTCTGTCAGAATCAGGCTAAATACGAGGAAGTGCAACGGTATTATCAACGGGCTCTTGAGATTTACGAGATGAAACTTGGCCCAGACGATCCTAACGTTGCGAAAACGAAAAACAACTTGGCGTCATGTTTCTTGAAACAGGGGAGATACAAAGAAGCGGAAGTTCTGTACAAACAAGTGTTGACTAGAGCACACGAGAAGGAATTTGGTGCTATTGCTAATGATAATAAACCAATTTGGCAG GTTGCGgaggaaagagaagagaataagcaaaagaataaagaaaatactcCTTATGGAGAGTACGGAGGTTGGCACAAACAAGCTAAAGTGGACTCACCAACAGTTACAACAACTCTGAAAAATCTGAGTGCGCTTTATCGAAGACAAGGGAAGTACGAGGCGGCGGATACTCTGGATGATTGTGCTCTGAGGTCAGGGAAGGAG ACAATGGAGTTCGTGAAGCAGGGGAAGGTCGCGCAAATTCTAGGGGAAGGAAAGGGATCGACAAGACGTGGTTCGCGGTCCAGTTTAGCGAATAGCGAATACGAACAACATGATGAG GACAGGAAGTACTTCGTACGCGCGCAATAA
- the Klc gene encoding kinesin light chain isoform X6, whose translation MGRTDMSKTLNAYRIKKIEIIGRMTAMSQDEIVAGARTVAQGLEALRVEHEGLLQGLQSQDAPAARDKSSLLSKNIEMIELGLGEAEVMTALANHLQKVEAEKQKLRTQVKRLCQENAWLRDELAGTQQKLQASQQALVALEEANKHLEFMHSMRQYDPDPPADDETSKDRLKLGKDPVVDLFPDDDVDDRNSKLISPTPPSQFAQQVNAGYEIPARLRTLHNLVIQYAAQGRYEVAVPLCKQALEDLEKTSGHDHPDVATMLNILALVYRDQNKFKEAANLLNDALSIREKTLGDNHPAVAATLNNLAVLYGKRGKYKEAEPLCKRALAIREVVLGRDHPDVAKQLNNLALLCQNQAKYEEVQRYYQRALEIYEMKLGPDDPNVAKTKNNLASCFLKQGRYKEAEVLYKQVLTRAHEKEFGAIANDNKPIWQVAEEREENKQKNKENTPYGEYGGWHKQAKVDSPTVTTTLKNLSALYRRQGKYEAADTLDDCALRSGKEQTMEFVKQGKVAQILGEGKGSTRRGSRSSLANSEYEQHDEDRKYFVRAQ comes from the exons ATGGGTAGAACAGATATGTCAAAAACGCTGAACGCTTATAGAAT caaaaaaatagaaatcattGGAAGGATGACGGCCATGAGTCAGGATGAAATTGTGGCTGGTGCCAGAACAGTGGCCCAGGGGTTGGAAGCCCTCCGTGTGGAGCACGAGGGACTTCTACAGGGTCTGCAATCGCAAGATGCACCAGCCGCAAGGGACAAATCCAGCTTGTTATCGAAAAACATTGAGATGATAGAATTGGGCCTTGGCGAGGCTGAGGTCATGACAGCTCTTGCCAACCATTTGCAAAAGGTTGAAGCTGAAAAGCAAAAGCTTAGAACACAAGTGAAGAGGCTGTGTCAAGAAAATGCATGGTTGAGGGATGAATTGGCTGGAACACAGCAGAAATTGCAAGCTAGTCAACAAGCA TTAGTCGCATTGGAGGAAGCTAATAAACATTTAGAGTTCATGCACAGTATGAGACAATATGATCCTGATCCTCCTGCTGATGATGAGACTTCTAAAGATAGACTAAAGTTAGGTAAAGATCCTGTAGTTGATCTGTTTCCAGATGATGATGTGGATGACCGAAATAGTAAGT taatatcaCCAACACCACCATCGCAATTTGCACAACAAGTGAACGCTGGATATGAAATACCTGCGCGCTTACGTACATTGCACAATTTGGTAATTCAATACGCAGCCCAAGGTCGTTATGAAGTGGCAGTGCCTCTTTGCAAGCAAGCGCTGGAGGATTTGGAGAAAACTTCCGGTCACGACCATCCGGACGTCGCcacaatgttaaatattctCGCTTTAGTGTACAGAGaccaaaataaattcaaagaaGCAGCAAATCTATTGAACGATGCATTGTCTATTCGAGAGAAGACATTAGGTGATAACCATCCTGCAGTGGCTGCTACTTTGAACAATCTAGCTGTTTTATATGGGAAACGTGGCAAATACAAAGAAGCAGAGCCACTGTGTAAGCGTGCTCTCGCGATCAGAGAAGTGGTTCTTGGACGTGACCATCCGGATGTTgcgaaacaattaaacaatctCGCATTACTCTGTCAGAATCAGGCTAAATACGAGGAAGTGCAACGGTATTATCAACGGGCTCTTGAGATTTACGAGATGAAACTTGGCCCAGACGATCCTAACGTTGCGAAAACGAAAAACAACTTGGCGTCATGTTTCTTGAAACAGGGGAGATACAAAGAAGCGGAAGTTCTGTACAAACAAGTGTTGACTAGAGCACACGAGAAGGAATTTGGTGCTATTGCTAATGATAATAAACCAATTTGGCAG GTTGCGgaggaaagagaagagaataagcaaaagaataaagaaaatactcCTTATGGAGAGTACGGAGGTTGGCACAAACAAGCTAAAGTGGACTCACCAACAGTTACAACAACTCTGAAAAATCTGAGTGCGCTTTATCGAAGACAAGGGAAGTACGAGGCGGCGGATACTCTGGATGATTGTGCTCTGAGGTCAGGGAAGGAG CAGACAATGGAGTTCGTGAAGCAGGGGAAGGTCGCGCAAATTCTAGGGGAAGGAAAGGGATCGACAAGACGTGGTTCGCGGTCCAGTTTAGCGAATAGCGAATACGAACAACATGATGAG GACAGGAAGTACTTCGTACGCGCGCAATAA